A region of the Candidatus Hydrogenedentota bacterium genome:
CGGGCACGCCCGTCACGTTATATCATCCCTGAAAACGCAAACGGAGGCTGGCAGCATGAAGATTATTGTCACGGGAGCCAGCCGGGGTCTGGGCAAGGGCATTGCCCGCTATCTCGCCGCCGCAGGACACACCGTGGGGATGCTCGCGCGATCCGCTGAACTGCTCAAGCGACTGCAGGAGGAGTTTACGGCCTATGGCGTCCATCATCCGGCCGTCGCCTGCGACCTGCGCGATCCCCTGGCAACCGAGCGCGCCATGGCGGAACTCCTTCAACGCCTGGGCGGGGTGGACGCCCTCATCAACAACGCCGGCCTCGTGATTCGAAAGGATTGCTTTTCCCTGAGCCTGGATGAGTGGCACGACATGGTCAACACGAACATCAACGGGCTCTTCTACGCGACGCGTGCTGTGCTGGAGCCGATGAAAGCCCAGGGCTCAGGCCATATCATCAACATCTCTTCAATTTCAGGGCGTCTACCGCTCGCGGGCGGGAGCGCCTACGCCGCGACGAAATTCGCATGCACCGGCTTCTCCCAGTCGCTTTTTCTCGAAGTGCGCGACTACGGGATCAAGGTAACGACCCTCTACCCCGGTTCGGTAAATTCAAAATCCCACCGGCACAATCCCGACGAAGACCACTCGTGGAAGGTGTCTCCCGCAGAAGTGGGCCAGGCCTGCCTTGACGTCCTCGAAACCCGGCCCGGGATGTGCATCAGCGAACTCGAAATCCGCCCGCTCTCGCGGCCGCCCCAGGGTTGAGTGCCATGCGCTGGCAAGCAGAACATCTTCGCCTCGGCACCTGCAGTTGGACCGCGAAGGGCTGGGAGGACGCCTTCTACGCGAAGGGTACCAAGGCCACGGATTATATCGCGGCCTACGGCCAGCGCTTTTCGAGCGTGGAAGTGGATGCGAGCTTCTACGGCGTGCCGCGCGAATCCACGTTGGAGCACTGGCGCGACGCCACGCCCGAAGGATTCGTCTTCGCGGCGAAGGCGCCGAAGGAAATCACCCATGATCGCTTCCTTTTGGGGTGCGAACGGCCTTTGCAAAGTTTCCTCAAGGCCATGTCAATCCTGGGCGAGAAGTGCGGACCCCTGCTCTTTCAATTCCCCTATTTCGCCCAGCGCACCGGCGTGGACCTGCACCACTTCCTGGACAAACTGGCGGCTTTCCTGCCGCTCCTGCCCGAATCGGAATTCAGGTTTGCCCTGGAAGTGCGCAACAAAGGGTGGATATCCGCCCCGTTGCTGGACTTGCTGCACCACCACAATATCGCGCTCGCGCTCATCGATCATCCCTGGATGAGCCGCCCGAAGCAGCTCTTCCACACCCAGGGCATCCACACCGCAGACTTCATGTACATCCGCTGGCTCGGCGACCGCAAGGGCATCGAAGAAAAGACCAAGGTGTGGAAAGAAGTCGTGGTCAACAAGGACGATCTCACCGCGGAATGGATTCCGCCGATTCAGGCCGCACTGGAGAAGGAGCTTCGGGTCTACGGGTATGTGAACAACCACTACTCAGGCTATGCGCCCCATGATGTGGGCGTCCTGGAGGACGCATTGCGCGACTGGCTTCCGGTGCGGGGGGCATAGCGCGCCGAAACCGGGCCGGAAATCGCGCGCCCTTCCGGCCGATTTTCTATTCTGGTTGTTCGTGTGTAGAATAGGGACGACGCAGGCAGTAACACGTCCCCAATTCAAGAACAAGCCAATCACCCCGCTTGTGGCCCCATGCCGCGTGGACTTCGAATGCGGAGTCCGGGAATTACGGTGGAGCCACAGGGAGTTTCAGATACGATGGTCTTGACAGA
Encoded here:
- a CDS encoding SDR family NAD(P)-dependent oxidoreductase yields the protein MKIIVTGASRGLGKGIARYLAAAGHTVGMLARSAELLKRLQEEFTAYGVHHPAVACDLRDPLATERAMAELLQRLGGVDALINNAGLVIRKDCFSLSLDEWHDMVNTNINGLFYATRAVLEPMKAQGSGHIINISSISGRLPLAGGSAYAATKFACTGFSQSLFLEVRDYGIKVTTLYPGSVNSKSHRHNPDEDHSWKVSPAEVGQACLDVLETRPGMCISELEIRPLSRPPQG
- a CDS encoding DUF72 domain-containing protein; the encoded protein is MRWQAEHLRLGTCSWTAKGWEDAFYAKGTKATDYIAAYGQRFSSVEVDASFYGVPRESTLEHWRDATPEGFVFAAKAPKEITHDRFLLGCERPLQSFLKAMSILGEKCGPLLFQFPYFAQRTGVDLHHFLDKLAAFLPLLPESEFRFALEVRNKGWISAPLLDLLHHHNIALALIDHPWMSRPKQLFHTQGIHTADFMYIRWLGDRKGIEEKTKVWKEVVVNKDDLTAEWIPPIQAALEKELRVYGYVNNHYSGYAPHDVGVLEDALRDWLPVRGA